The genomic stretch GCTTCAAGGGCCTCGGTGAGATGATGCCCAAGCAGCTTTGGGAAACTACCATGGATCCCACCACCCGCACGATGAAACGGGTAGAGATCGAGGACGCCGCCGAGGCTGATCGCATCTTCACGATCCTGATGGGCGACAAGGTGGCTCCTCGCCGTGAATTCATCGAAACCCACAGCGCCGAACTGGATTTCGCTCAGCTCGACATCTGATGGCCTGGCGCTGGGCCTGGATCCTCGGCTTCGCCCTGATTGCTCCGGCGGCTCTGCCTGCCGGCGGCGGTGAGCACCGTTCGCCGCCGCTGCGTCGCCGCCAGGCCGGCGACCCCCTGCTGTCCGGCCTCACCCCTGAAACCGGGGATGCCCTGCGCGCATCCCCCCATCACCGCGCCCCGAGCCTGGTGGCCTTGCCTGCCGGTGAACCCCTGAGGCTGCTGCGGGTCTGGAAGGAGCCAGGTGGGGGACGTTGGTTCCATGTGGAGATCGCCGGGTCCTGTCGAACACCCAGGCGCGGTTGGCTGGCGGGCTGACCGGCGCCATCTCGGCTCCGGTTCGCTTGCCCCGCCCACTCATGCCGCAGCGGGGTGAAGCACCCGGTCGGCCAGGCGTGCGCTCAGCCAGGCTCCGGCCGGCGCTGTGACCACGATGCTCAGAACTGCCACGGCCAGGATCACCTCACCGGGGCCGCTGGGCTGCCCAGCGGCCTGCATCGTCAGCAGGGGCACAGCGCCGATGGCGGCCTGCACCGTGGCCTTGGGGGTGTAGGCCACCACCACGAACAGGCGCTCACCCGCCGTGAGCGGGCTTCTGGCCAGGCAGGCCAGGCTCCCCAGCGAGCGTGCCAGCAGACCCAGAGCCAGGACGGCCAGTCCCGCCAGTCCATGGCTCCAGGCCACTCCCACATTGAGCTGGGCCCCCACCAGGACGAACAGCACCAGCTCGGCGAACACCCAGATCGAGCTGAGCTTGGCGGAGATCGGGTGGGCCAGGTCTTCACGCAGCTCCAGGATCACCACCCCGAGGGCGATGGCCGCCACCAGACCGGTGAAGGGCACCAGCTGGTTGATGGCGTCCTGCAGGCGCAGCAGCAGCAGGGCCAGGGCGAGCACCAGCAGGGTCTGGCGGTTGGCGTTGGGCCGGAAGCGCTCGAACCAGCGGATCAGCCCCCAGCCCAGCAGGCCTCCGGCCAGGGCCCCGAGGGTGAGTCCGAGAGGCAGCCCCAGCAGCCGGCCGCTGAGCGCCCCCCGGTCGTTCACCAGCAGGCCCAGCAGCACCCCGTTCACCACGATCACGGCGATGTCATCGAGGGAGGCGGCGGCCATCACCATCGAGGGAATGGCCTTGGCGGTGCCGCGGTTCTCCTCGATCAGCCGCAGCATCAGCGGCACCACCACCGCCGGTGACACCGCCGCCAGCACCGAGCCCAGCAGGGCCGCCTCCAGCCAGCTGAGCTGCAGCAGGGGCTGGGCGACGGCGGTGATCATCAGGCCCTCGCAGCTGGCGGGAATCCAGGCCAGCAGCAGGACCCGCGGCCCCACTCGCCGCAGGGTGGCCAGGTCGAGCCCGAAGCCAACCCTCAGCAGGATCACGATCAGCGCCATCTGGCGCAGATCGCCGCTGAGAGCCAGCAGGCGGGAGTCGATCAGCCCCAGGCCCGAGGTGCCCAGGGCCACCCCCACCAGCAACATGCCCACCAGCCCGGGGAATCCCAGACGCCGGAAGAGGCCATCGGCCAGCAATCCGGCGATGACCAGTTCGGCCAGGCCGAGCGGTGGCATGGCCTCAGGCGGCCAGGGCCGCTTCGATCGCGGCGGTCAGTTCGGCACCATCGGGTTCCACGCCGCTCTTGAAGCGGGCCAGCACAGTGCCGTCCCTGCCCACCAGGAACTTCTCGAAGTTCCACTCCACATCCCCGGCCGGCTCCACCGTGGTGAGGAGGTCGTAGGGAGGGGTCTTGACGCCCTTGGCGTGCACCTTCTCGAAGAGGGTGAAGGAGGCGCCGTAGGTGGTGGCGCAGAACTGCTGGATCTCGGGCAGCGTGCCCGGTTCCTGAGCGCCGAAATCGTTGCAGGGGAAGCCAAGCACCTGCAGGCCGCGAGGACCGTAGCTGTCCTGAAGCTTCTGCAGCCCGGCGTACTGGCGGGTGAA from Synechococcus sp. CBW1107 encodes the following:
- a CDS encoding SH3 domain-containing protein, with translation MAWRWAWILGFALIAPAALPAGGGEHRSPPLRRRQAGDPLLSGLTPETGDALRASPHHRAPSLVALPAGEPLRLLRVWKEPGGGRWFHVEIAGSCRTPRRGWLAG
- a CDS encoding cation:proton antiporter; translation: MPPLGLAELVIAGLLADGLFRRLGFPGLVGMLLVGVALGTSGLGLIDSRLLALSGDLRQMALIVILLRVGFGLDLATLRRVGPRVLLLAWIPASCEGLMITAVAQPLLQLSWLEAALLGSVLAAVSPAVVVPLMLRLIEENRGTAKAIPSMVMAAASLDDIAVIVVNGVLLGLLVNDRGALSGRLLGLPLGLTLGALAGGLLGWGLIRWFERFRPNANRQTLLVLALALLLLRLQDAINQLVPFTGLVAAIALGVVILELREDLAHPISAKLSSIWVFAELVLFVLVGAQLNVGVAWSHGLAGLAVLALGLLARSLGSLACLARSPLTAGERLFVVVAYTPKATVQAAIGAVPLLTMQAAGQPSGPGEVILAVAVLSIVVTAPAGAWLSARLADRVLHPAAA
- a CDS encoding glutathione peroxidase; translation: MAVNVSDVVVRDATGKEQRLGDFAGQVLLIVNVASRCGFTRQYAGLQKLQDSYGPRGLQVLGFPCNDFGAQEPGTLPEIQQFCATTYGASFTLFEKVHAKGVKTPPYDLLTTVEPAGDVEWNFEKFLVGRDGTVLARFKSGVEPDGAELTAAIEAALAA